CAGGGGGTCCTTGTTTCATGTCATTGATGAAACCATGACCTCCATGGGGGGACGAAAGCTCCGCTGGTGGCTGAATTACCCCCTTATCAGCCCTGAGCCGATCAAAGAGAGACTGCTGGCGGTACATCAATTAAAAGAAGAACATCTGTTGCGACAGAATTTGAGGAAAGTCCTTGGCCGGATCTACGATCTGGAGAGATTGGGCAGCCGTGTTGTGATGGGCATCGCCAATGCGCGGGATCTGATCGGCCTAAATCATTCTCTGAAGGTGATCCCCGAAGTAAAATCCCTGATTGCTTCGATGGATACCCCATTGATTCATGAAATTTACGATGAACTGGACGAAATGGCCGACCTCTGCGATCTGCTCCAAAAATCCATTCATGATGACCCCCCATTGACCCTGCGTGAGGGAGGCATCATAAAGGAGGGTTACGACGAGGAATTGGATCGTTATCTTTCCCTATCGAAGAACGCCAAACAGTGGATCGCCGCCCTTGAGGAAAAGGAAAGGAAACGGACGGGCATCAACTCGCTCAAAGTTGGTTTCAACAGTGTCTTTGGCTATTACATCGAAATTACAAGGGCCAATTCCGATTTGGTTCCCCCCGACTACATACGTAAACAGACTCTGGTCAATGCGGAACGTTACATCAATGAGGAGCTGAAAAAGTACGAATACGAGGTGTTGAACGCTGAAGAATCACGGAGGGAACGGGAGTACACCCTTTTCGTCCAGGTTCGTGAAAGGATTGCCACAGAGATTCGGCGCCTGCAGCAATCGGCCTCACGAATTGCCGAACTGGATGCCCTGACGTCCCTGGCGGAAGTGGCCGAACGCTACAATTACTGCTGTCCCGTCGTCGATGACGGCGATCTGATCCGAATCCGGGATGGACGACACCCCGTCATCGAGCGCATGCCCCTTCCGGAAGGATTTGTACCGAATGATCTGGTGCTCGATTTGGAGGATAACCGCCTGCTGATCATCACGGGTCCGAACATGGCCGGAAAATCAACGTATATCCGACAGATTGCCCTGATTATCCTGATGGCTCAGATAGGCAGTTTCGTTCCCGCCGTGGAGGCACACATCGGGGTGGTGGATAAAATATTTGCCCGGATCGGCGCTGCGGACAATCTTTCCCGCGGGCAGAGCACCTTCATGGTTGAAATGACCGAAATGTCCAATATTCTCAGAAATATGACCGGCAAAAGTCTGGTCATTCTCGATGAAGTCGGACGTGGTACCAGCACCTTTGACGGATTGAGCATTGCCTGGGCAGTGGCGGAGTATCTGCATGACTTTAAGGGCAGCGGTGTACGAACCATGTTTGCCACCCATTATCACCAGTTGACAGAGCTCTCGGTAACGAGGAGAGGGGTACGGAATTACAACATCGCCGTCAAGGAATGGGGGAACCGCATCATCTTCCTGCGAAAAATTATTGAGGGCGGCACCAACCGCAGTTATGGGATTCAGGTGGCGCGCATTGCCGGTGTCGATGATGCGGTGATAGATCGCGCCGGCGAAATACTGAACAATCTGGAAACGGCTGAACTGGATGTGACCGGAA
This DNA window, taken from Deltaproteobacteria bacterium, encodes the following:
- the mutS gene encoding DNA mismatch repair protein MutS; this encodes MTEPVVLTPAMKQYLDIKSQHQDAILLFRMGDFYEMFFEDAQTASRELDLTLTSRNKGKEDAIPLCGFPYHAASSYISKLINKGYRVAICEQMEDPKLAKGVVKRDVVRIVTPGLVVDDSNLNPKENNFLASAYWAEQCYGTAFVDLSTGEFRVGASGDWESFLSTLTTFRFRELLLAENMPEKNRLAEALGEMHSYRCNEFPETYFDTSGAADLLREQFEAGLVQRLNIADKPAVLGAAGAALRYIKETQKGQISHLNKIEWYHSDVYLLIDEAARRNLEIFSTMAENTARGSLFHVIDETMTSMGGRKLRWWLNYPLISPEPIKERLLAVHQLKEEHLLRQNLRKVLGRIYDLERLGSRVVMGIANARDLIGLNHSLKVIPEVKSLIASMDTPLIHEIYDELDEMADLCDLLQKSIHDDPPLTLREGGIIKEGYDEELDRYLSLSKNAKQWIAALEEKERKRTGINSLKVGFNSVFGYYIEITRANSDLVPPDYIRKQTLVNAERYINEELKKYEYEVLNAEESRREREYTLFVQVRERIATEIRRLQQSASRIAELDALTSLAEVAERYNYCCPVVDDGDLIRIRDGRHPVIERMPLPEGFVPNDLVLDLEDNRLLIITGPNMAGKSTYIRQIALIILMAQIGSFVPAVEAHIGVVDKIFARIGAADNLSRGQSTFMVEMTEMSNILRNMTGKSLVILDEVGRGTSTFDGLSIAWAVAEYLHDFKGSGVRTMFATHYHQLTELSVTRRGVRNYNIAVKEWGNRIIFLRKIIEGGTNRSYGIQVARIAGVDDAVIDRAGEILNNLETAELDVTGKPRFAREKTAGPPVGQLSLFADERELLIEELQSLDIANLTPLEALVWVGKWRDKLKQPI